GAGCCCCTAACAGGACTGTATAGCGGTATAGAATTTTTGGAGTCTATGCAATGTATTCTGCTGTATAAATCGCCTCACTGAACCCGGCCAAACTTAAAAGTCTCTTGATATTATCATTAACCCCACTGCCAATTACCCGTAGAAGGGAGCCATCCTCCAGTGTGATCAAAAGAACCAGGATGTTTTCTAAAAGTTCCAGGATTGCTCTGGCCGTTGGTTTATGGGACTTAATGCCCCCTGGAATCATCAGAGGATCATCCTCTTTAGAAAGAGCTTCCCGTACCTGGTATTCAATCAGAGTGTAGACCATCAAGGCGAGCAGAAGGATATATCCAAAGGCTTCTACACGTTTGGGGTCTTTGAGATAGATTTCATCCACAAAGTATGGGTCCTTTAGAATCTTGAAGTTAATCTCAACGGATGACTGTTCCTTGTATTCCGTTAGTACTTCAGTGTCTGAAATCTTCCTAGGGTCAAGCTCATTGGTTACCAGTACGAATAACCCGGCCTTTTCCTTGTGTTTATCAATCTTTACGTGTTCTTCAAAGACCCTGACCTTTACTTTGTGCCAGATTTCTACTTCCTTTGTTTCATCTTTACGGGGCCGCCCTTGGCGGGAGCGCTTTTTTACCCTTTCCTCTACTGTTGTTTTTCCGGAAAGGCTGTGATATTCCAGTGGATTCTCGGCGATGAACTTATCTAAAGCTGCCTGGGCATCTTCTTCACAGTAGTAATCAACAGCCTCCAGTTCAGCCACGGCCTTGGTAGTCTGATCATTCTCTCTCTTTATAGCTGCCTGCAAAGCTTTGAGTTTACGTCCATCCAGATGGTTGGAATGACAGACAATAAATCGGTACGGAGTATCGTAAAGAAAACCGGTAAAGCTCTGGATTTTGTAGACGGCAGCATTCTTCTTATCATGGAGAGTGCCTATATTAACCCAAGCCTCCGGTGTTGACAAGGCTTTCAGCTTTAGTTCTTCCTCCAGATTGAAGTTCCCGGGAAGCCTTGAGATAAAGATGGTCTTGGGTGTCTTATCATCTCCCTGGGCTACCTTTAGGTTATCCTCTGTAACAAAGCTGCTGTCTGCTGTATAGATGATGTATTCTATATCAGCTTGGCTTAAGTTCTTCCGCATCTCCTGGATGAAGGAGTTGTTCCAGGTTTTATCACTGGTATTTCCATTTAAAACTTCGCCACCTACAAGGACTTTCTTATTGGTATTTGCCAGACCGAACATAATCTGCTTAAGATCCGGACGACGGTCTTTACTGTGGCCCCTGACAATCTGAAGGTCATCTTCTTCACAGGTATCATACTCACCATACACTGACTTACTGGTAGTGTCGGCATGGATGGTCTTTACTTTAATGTTATAGGTTCCAATACTCTTTAAGGCAATGCTGGTGAATATCTCCTTGGGATTAGCCTCATAGAAGGCATCCAGGATACGGCCTAATGTGTCATCGTTAAAATGCTCAGCATTAATCCCAGGTCCAAAGAATTTCTCCACATCCTTATCCTCATAGAATTCCTGGACCTTGTACAGTGCTTTACGGTCTGTAAGGATGTTGGCAATGATAGCTTCTATACCCATACCAGTAGAGATGATGCTCTTCTCATCATCCCGGGCAGTACGATTATTTATTTCATCGGCTATCCCCAGTTTCCTTGCATGACTCAAAATCAAGGGGATAGGTCCATCAATTACGGGAGTTATCTTATTGGTATTGATGTTCATGGGATCTCCTCCATCAGGATATTTTCCTTCATAGTACCACAATTTATCCATTAGGAGGGCCTGTTTACATAATTAGTTTAATGGTAGTTTATACCTGCGGAATATCTGTTAATGTTAAGCTCTTCTTTTAATTCCCTTCTCAAGCATTCTTCCGGAGTTTCTCCAGCTTCAATTTTGCCGCCAGGGAACTCCCATTTATTTGCCAGTTTTGCATTCGATTTACGTTTGGCAATCAATATTTGGTTATCTTTCACTATTAGTGCTGCAGTGACTTTTACCATAACTTGATGTCTCCTTATTTACCAATATTGTCTTTCATTTTATTGACAAAATCCCTTCTGGTATTTTGTATTTCTTCGCTTAGCATATACTTAATTAAGTCTAAAGTGGAGCCTATTCTTTCGTTATAAGTTGCATTGGCGAAACTTGGAAAAGGAGCAGGTACAAATATGATTCCATTTCTTATTAACGGCAACATTCCTACATCAGTGCTATATCTGATACCAAATTGGAATAAATTATATGTCGCATCACCCAGTAATACAACTAAATCGGGGTTACAAAAGTCTATTTCTCTATTTAATAATTCTAGGCTTTTTTCATCGTCAAAATTATTTTTGTCTCTATATACTTTCCTCGCATCGGTAATGAACATATAGTCAAGGTCGCCTATAGCTAATAAAAATTCTTTGGCTCTTTTCCAGCTTTTAAACGGTGGAATGCCTTGGGCTTTTCGGAAACGAGAGAACTGATATTCATCAAGTTTATCCATTAAACATGCATAGAAAACAGTGCTTCCTGCATCTTCGGCTAGAGAATCCTTTGCAATAACCATTATTCGTTGACCAGGTTCATTAGAAAAATATTTGCGGCCCCAGAATGGTAAATCTGCTCCCCTTCTCACTTTTTTATATTTGTGAAATTTTAAAAAGTAGCTTATCTCTTTAGAATAATGATCGTCATGATATTCTCGGATGATTTTTTTTACTGCTGAATTTTCAGAATAACACTCTTCTGGGTAAATCAAATAATCACGATAAATCATAGCCAAATGCTTAATTTTATTATTCACATGGACACTTCCTCGTATAATAGTATTTGTAAATCAAATCTATACTTTTTTCCAGTTCTGCCAGCTGGGACATATCCTTTAGAACCTCTCAAGGGGCTTACTTCGTAGAAGTAAGCGGCCGCCCCGCCTTTATCGGCCATGTACTTTGAAAATAGCATATTTACCTTTGCATTTGCCTGTGCAACAATGGTATAAGAGGCCATTGCGGACAGTTTTGCTCACTCCTTGTGGAACCTTTTGGTTACTGCTGTTAAAGTCTGTTCCCCTGGCCTGGCGTCAGCTTCGAACCACTGGGTGTTTGTTCGTTCGTAGCCTGCACCCTATGGCAGTCGGGTGCCGTGCATAGACTACTTACGGACCATATTCTAATTGCGAGGGCGTCGATGCGTCAGGACCCACGGGCATTTGTTAAGGTCAATGTGCCTCACATCCCTACCTAGGAAGGAGGTGAGCATAATGCCCAATTCATTACTGGTAGGCATCGATGTCAGTTCCTGTGACAACAAGGTCAGGGTATTGGATTCTTTAGGCAATAGCCTTTCTAAGTTCACTGTATCCAATAACTATCCGGGTGCTAGAATTCTTGCTGATAAAATAACCGGTATAATGACCTTGAACCAATTCGACTCCCTTGTAATCGGCCTTGAATCTACCTCTGTATACGGTGAACCACTTGTCCATTTCCTCAAACAAGACGCAGATAT
This sequence is a window from Bacillota bacterium. Protein-coding genes within it:
- a CDS encoding NUDIX domain-containing protein, which translates into the protein MVKVTAALIVKDNQILIAKRKSNAKLANKWEFPGGKIEAGETPEECLRRELKEELNINRYSAGINYH
- a CDS encoding IS1634 family transposase, whose protein sequence is MDKLWYYEGKYPDGGDPMNINTNKITPVIDGPIPLILSHARKLGIADEINNRTARDDEKSIISTGMGIEAIIANILTDRKALYKVQEFYEDKDVEKFFGPGINAEHFNDDTLGRILDAFYEANPKEIFTSIALKSIGTYNIKVKTIHADTTSKSVYGEYDTCEEDDLQIVRGHSKDRRPDLKQIMFGLANTNKKVLVGGEVLNGNTSDKTWNNSFIQEMRKNLSQADIEYIIYTADSSFVTEDNLKVAQGDDKTPKTIFISRLPGNFNLEEELKLKALSTPEAWVNIGTLHDKKNAAVYKIQSFTGFLYDTPYRFIVCHSNHLDGRKLKALQAAIKRENDQTTKAVAELEAVDYYCEEDAQAALDKFIAENPLEYHSLSGKTTVEERVKKRSRQGRPRKDETKEVEIWHKVKVRVFEEHVKIDKHKEKAGLFVLVTNELDPRKISDTEVLTEYKEQSSVEINFKILKDPYFVDEIYLKDPKRVEAFGYILLLALMVYTLIEYQVREALSKEDDPLMIPGGIKSHKPTARAILELLENILVLLITLEDGSLLRVIGSGVNDNIKRLLSLAGFSEAIYTAEYIA